From Amaranthus tricolor cultivar Red isolate AtriRed21 chromosome 4, ASM2621246v1, whole genome shotgun sequence:
TTCAGGGTGCCACTTGATGCTACATCCAACACTGCACAACAGAAACGGCTTCTGTAATTCATCGTTGAAAAGATGCAACTTCAAAAGAGAATGTAGGGTGATAAATGAAGTTGAAAGAAACCTCGGTTTTTGAACGGAAGCTACAGGTTGACCACTGAGAACAGAATCAATTGCCATACTCAAGTCCCTAAAGGAATTTTTTTCAATACTTAGAACAATTTGAGATAGATACCAGATGCAATTCACTGCAAAAGGCCACAAGGACAGAATACAGATTCTAACCTCCCAGTAACAGGCACATTATTACTTGGTCTGGAGTCATCAAATTGTCCGTGGTATACAAGTTCGAATGGCCTCCGGCCCTCCTGTCCAGAGTCCAATATGAGTCACTGTTAAATAATTATGTAACAGTACGACGTCTGAagctcaaaatggttcaaagaAAGCTGTCCAGAGTTCAATATGAGTCACTGTTACGTAACTATGTAACAGTACGACGTCTGAagctcaaaatggttcaaagaAAGCTGTCATATGAGTCAGTGTTAAGTAATTATGTAACAGTACGGCATCCAAAGCTCAAAATGGCTCAAAGAAAGCTGTTGAGAAGCTAGTAATCAGCAGCACCTTATTTGAATAAAAGGTATTCAAGATTCAAGTGTCAAcacaaattcaaaataaacTTTAGTAAACCCACCTTTTTAAACAAGAAGAATTCTGGTGTGCAAACTGCTCCAAAATCACGCGCAACATCTTGAGACTGCATTAAAAAGAATACTATTTAGATAAAAACTTTTTTCTCGGACAAGTAGCAATATAGAAAAGTACAACATCGATAGATAAAAGACAAAGCATCATCGTTTATTGCTTAAATACCAATTCACAATGCAATTCAAAATTTGAGTTGTTTTAATATGGATAAAATCAAACCACTAGCATAGTACGTTGAAgaacaataatagtaaatatataaggAAATGTATTAATTTTACTTTGAAATGGCATATATCGAAAGGAGTCAGTGTCAAGACATTGTAAATGCTTTTCAAATCTATGACTGCTTCAGTGTCAAATAATTTCAATCATGGGTTATAAGTTACATGGGGGGTCGGGGGAGGCCGGCTCATCAGTCCCAATTCACCAAGTCCCTCAACACATGGCCTACTGTATTTTTTAACTTGGCTCCACCTATTAATTTATACTCCTTCCATGTCATAGAAATTGCTATAATTTCCTTAAGAGAGTGTCCCACTAAATTGCTACATTTCCATTTCGGGTAATGACCTTTCCAATTTCTGTGAATCTCATCCATGCAATTTTTGACTATTTAACTCATCCATACAATTTTGACTATTTAACTCCTCCATACAATTTTGACTATTTAACTCATCCATACAATTTTGACTATTTAACTCATCCATACAAATACAATTATATTCTGTCTAATTCACCAAAcccattaaataaaaattaattttgtgtgTTATGGCATTTGTGGCTATCTTAGTGGGTGAAAGGAGAAAATAATTAAGTATCAATTCTTTGCAAGCTAcaaatttcatatatttttgtaACAAAAAATCAACTAATAATCTAACGGACTTCTCATCTCCCTAGACACTCACATAATCAATCCTTCTTGGTATCTTCATATCCACCCAACTATTCAAATCTCTTGGACTAAAGAGTTTTCTGATGTAAACAAAAACTTTATTCCTTGGTGATTGTCCTTATGCGTATTATGTGCATTGTTTTGCTCATCGATTACATCTTGCATTAGTTACTGGCTTACTGCTTCTCGAGACGTTAGTTTAGTccatgaattttttttcaaacttaaGTTTTAACATAAATGTTTGTTGCATCTCTGAAAAGACTCAATGAATTGCATGCAAATAAGGGTGCTAAAGTTGAATTTCTTGTCTATTGGTGAACTTCAACTGGTAAAGGACTCAATCAAATTGGCACATTGAAACGAGCTAGGGATACACGTTGGAGTTCTCATCTTCAGTCAATTCGTAGCTTGATCACTATGTTTAAGTCTGTCTTAGAGaacattttttttgataaaacttGCAAGTTTTCTCAACGTGGAGATGTTGATGCTGCACTAAATCTCTTGATTTCCTATGATTTTGTGTTTATTGCACATTTGATAAtagaaatattacaaaatatttgtTAGCGCACTCAAGCTGGTCTCCACAACTAGAACGGTTCTTCAAACATTTAGGGAAGATAGGTCAAAtacttttaaggaaaaattaaatCTTTTGTGTGAAATATGATATATTTTTTGGTAGAAGATTAATACGATTGATTCCAACTCTTCATGTTTCCAGTACTACCAATGAAGGAGCCTTTTCGGCAATAAAGATAGTAAAGACAAGACTTCGTAACAAAATGGCGACGATTTTCTTGCTAATAGTTTAGTAATAATCATTGAGAGACAAATAGCGAAAACATATAGTGTCAGTGAGATTATAGACGATTTTAAAGTCCTAAAAGAGAGTTGAGCTTTACTTTGAATCAAAACTTACGTTATGATTTTTCGTTGTATTGATTGGCTATATATTAGttgaattcaaatttttttttgttaactctaCCCCCcacccctccccccccccccccctataTTTTCTTCAAGTTTCGACATTGTACACGAAGCAAATGAAACATACAAGCTAAGAGAGTACCTCATCATATAAATAAGGAAATGGATAATCATATAATTTAGCTTCTTTTGCCATGATTTCTGGTCCATCCTGTCAAATGATGTGCTATATTTAGTCATACACAGTGCTTCTACAAAGCTTAATAATGGAGTCAGATGAAGTGTGAACCTGAGGATGCGTAATAACGGAGTTGGAAGATATTGCAACAACTGCAAGACCCTTCTGCAGAATTACGCCGTCGCATGCTTATTAATCCAACCAAGATAAGGAACATGATTCTAGAAGATCTATTGATTTCTTTACCTTCATGTAGAAATTTGAAAGCTTCACAAGATCCTTTTTCAGATGTATCACAAATGGGCAGTGATTGCATATAAACATAACCTGCATAGTCAGTGAAATGTTAAAGATAACAAAAGTGTGAAATCAGAGTGATACTAAAAATGGTGTAATAGGTCAAAAACAATATAAGAAATATCCATTTATGCAGGTAAGTATGCATTATGTGCAGAATACATCATTCCATTAGCCCAATGTCATTCTCTATGTGCAAAATAAATTGTAAACTTGTACGAGTTAAAACGCATTTTAGTGGAATATAAAAGAACGGGATGAAGTAGACGGTCCATTAGAACTGATGAATTATAGCCCTCGATATCATTACCTTTAAAGTAGCATCTCTTTTAAAGAACATGCCATCATTCATGGGTTGAGCCTAGATCTCTAAACTCTAAAACTCTCCAGTGCCATTCTTCTGTCTTTATAGTCCACTTAGTGGTTCCTACATCCTACTTGCCCCTTCTCCCTTCTTTTCAGTTAGCTTCTTTTCACGTAAAACCCTACCCTGATTTTATTATCTCATATCACAACAGTCTTCTTTATATGAAATTATTGGTCTAATACAAAGTTATTGATGTTGCAAATTGCACATAATTAACTCTTGTCTAAAGGTTTTTGGCCTTTATAAATTATTGGTCTAATACAAAATACGCTGATGATACTTTATCAACCAAAAAGCATGTTGGATCATATATTATTGAAGAAAGACCTCTCGGTAGATGATTCAGCATTCTGGCCACTGCCTCTTCCAGCTTGGTGCCTTGTTTTCCATGCCTTCAAGGAGGATTTGCGCCATTCAGTATATTTCTGAATATTCTCTGACAATAGAACTATGCTCAGCACATGAGCATATTTTTTCAGTGATCCAACATCTATATTTCCTGTCCTTTGTAACGACTATTTTGTTCTCTCATTTAGAGCCTAGTCTTCCTATAAATATCATGTAAGTTTTAGTTTGATCATCACAAAAATTATGTATGCGCAATGAAACAGTGCCTTTGGCTTCTCTGCATACTAAGTATATTTGCTTGTTCACTcaattcaagtggaatatttggCAAGGTATGACATACATGACATACGGGGTTTGAATCTCATCCACCCCTcaattcaagtggaatatttggCGAGGTATGAGAAGAGCCAATACTACATACACATACGAGTATAATTAATATCATTTGGTTAGTATCATGAGAGTCGAAAATACATTAAGTCATCTGTTTATCTGGTTTAAACAGCGGATACATGTGTATGCATAGTATTTATCTTATTCACACTCATATATTATATACCCATTTCAGATAAGTGTTCAAGTTCTACCAGTGTATGAATGTCAAGATTCCGACATGGATATTTGAGATAAAATGAACGTTTGAGTGTTATAGTGTTGTCTTCAACAAAAAAAGAAGTTCCTTGATACTCAGATTTGCCAGTGTTAAATGGTTACCtacgaaaagaaaaaaaaaaaaaagttccatTAAATCATATTTGTTTCCCATAATATTGTTTCCCATTCCATCAGGATCTATCCCAATTCAGTTATGCCTTCTCCCCTTCCAGCAGAATTTCGTTTTTTGCTATGAAACTTCTCTAATATACCACTTGCcaaaattatatactaatataagCAATAACACGCTAATAACTAGCAAGAAGCAAACTATACATTCGCAATGAAATTAACAATCAAACGAAGAGAAAAACAATCCAGCACCCAACAATTGCAGAAATTACGAATCAAACCACACAATAACAACagaaaaagaagaaacaaaGAGCAAAAGAGAGAGGAAATATTAACCAATAAAGCCGGATACACTTCAAAATCTTGCAATGTCCATGTTTTCCCAGTCAATGGCTCCGACAACTATAATCAATCAAAGAAACACACAAATATTAGCACTGAACTAAGTAATCTGAAAtgcagaaaatgaaaaattgagaaaaagaaaCACCTCAAAATCAGGCGGTCTAAACCCTAAAGAAGCTCCTTTGGACTCTGTTCTTGCAGCTTTTACACAAAGCCATCGCCTTCTTTGAGCGGTAATCGAACTGAATTTGACAGAATTAAACCTTAACCCTAACAATGGTGACAGAAACGAAGCTCTGTTACATGCTAAAAGGTG
This genomic window contains:
- the LOC130810174 gene encoding uncharacterized protein LOC130810174 isoform X2, yielding MLTAGIAATSSHLLPLLQSSHLLACNRASFLSPLLGLRFNSVKFSSITAQRRRWLCVKAARTESKGASLGFRPPDFELSEPLTGKTWTLQDFEVYPALLVMFICNHCPFVIHLKKDLVKLSNFYMKGLAVVAISSNSVITHPQDGPEIMAKEAKLYDYPFPYLYDESQDVARDFGAVCTPEFFLFKKEGRRPFELVYHGQFDDSRPSNNVPVTGRDLSMAIDSVLSGQPVASVQKPSVGCSIKWHPE
- the LOC130810174 gene encoding uncharacterized protein LOC130810174 isoform X1; the protein is MLTAGIAATSSHLLPLLQSSHLLACNRASFLSPLLGLRFNSVKFSSITAQRRRWLCVKAARTESKGASLGFRPPDFELSEPLTGKTWTLQDFEVYPALLVMFICNHCPFVIHLKKDLVKLSNFYMKKGLAVVAISSNSVITHPQDGPEIMAKEAKLYDYPFPYLYDESQDVARDFGAVCTPEFFLFKKEGRRPFELVYHGQFDDSRPSNNVPVTGRDLSMAIDSVLSGQPVASVQKPSVGCSIKWHPE
- the LOC130810174 gene encoding uncharacterized protein LOC130810174 isoform X3 yields the protein MLTAGIAATSSHLLPLLQSSHLLACNRASFLSPLLGLRFNSVKFSSITAQRRRWLCVKAARTESKGASLGFRPPDFELSEPLTGKTWTLQDFEVYPALLVMFICNHCPFVIHLKKDLVKLSNFYMKKGLAVVAISSNSVITHPQDGPEIMAKEAKLYDYPFPYLYDESQDVARDFGAVCTPEFFLFKKLSLNHFELQTSYCYIVT